A part of Macaca mulatta isolate MMU2019108-1 chromosome 12, T2T-MMU8v2.0, whole genome shotgun sequence genomic DNA contains:
- the RPE gene encoding ribulose-phosphate 3-epimerase isoform X1 produces MKFLSIKVKQHFVPNITFGHPVVESLRKQLGQDPFFDMHMMVSKPEQWVKPMAVAGANQYTFHLEATENPGALIKDIRENGMKVGLAIKPGTSVEYLAPWANQIDMALVMTVEPGFGGQKFMEDMMPKVHWLRTQFPSLDIEVDGGVGPDTVHKCAEAGANMIVSGSAIMRSEDPRSVINLLRNVCSEAAQKRSLDR; encoded by the exons atgaagtttCTCTCCATTAAAGTGAAACA GCATTTTGTTCCCAACATCACCTTTGGTCACCCTGTGGTAGAAAGCCTTCGAAAGCAGCTAGGCCAGGACCCTTTCTTTG ACATGCACATGATGGTGTCCAAGCCAGAACAGTGGGTAAAGCCAATGGCTGTAGCAGGAGCCAATCAGTACACCTTTCATCTCGAGGCTACTGAGAACCCAGGGGCTTTGATTAAAGATATTCGGGAGAATGGAATGAAG GTTGGCCTTGCCATCAAACCAGGAACCTCAGTTGAGTATTTGGCACCATGGGCTAATCAAATAGATATGGCCTTGGTTATGACAGTGGAACCGGGGTTTGGAGGGCAGAAATTCATGGAAGATATGATGCCAAAG GTTCACTGGTTGAGGACCCAGTTCCCATCTTTGGATATAGAGGTCGATGGTGGAGTAGGTCCTGACACTGTCCATAAGTGTGCAGAG GCAGGAGCTAACATGATTGTGTCTGGCAGTGCTATTATGAGGAGTGAAGACCCCAGATCTGTGATCAACCTATTAAGAAATGTTTGCTCAGAAGCTGCTCAGAAACGTTCTCTTGATCGATGA
- the RPE gene encoding ribulose-phosphate 3-epimerase isoform X2: MHFVPNITFGHPVVESLRKQLGQDPFFDMHMMVSKPEQWVKPMAVAGANQYTFHLEATENPGALIKDIRENGMKVGLAIKPGTSVEYLAPWANQIDMALVMTVEPGFGGQKFMEDMMPKVHWLRTQFPSLDIEVDGGVGPDTVHKCAEAGANMIVSGSAIMRSEDPRSVINLLRNVCSEAAQKRSLDR; encoded by the exons GCATTTTGTTCCCAACATCACCTTTGGTCACCCTGTGGTAGAAAGCCTTCGAAAGCAGCTAGGCCAGGACCCTTTCTTTG ACATGCACATGATGGTGTCCAAGCCAGAACAGTGGGTAAAGCCAATGGCTGTAGCAGGAGCCAATCAGTACACCTTTCATCTCGAGGCTACTGAGAACCCAGGGGCTTTGATTAAAGATATTCGGGAGAATGGAATGAAG GTTGGCCTTGCCATCAAACCAGGAACCTCAGTTGAGTATTTGGCACCATGGGCTAATCAAATAGATATGGCCTTGGTTATGACAGTGGAACCGGGGTTTGGAGGGCAGAAATTCATGGAAGATATGATGCCAAAG GTTCACTGGTTGAGGACCCAGTTCCCATCTTTGGATATAGAGGTCGATGGTGGAGTAGGTCCTGACACTGTCCATAAGTGTGCAGAG GCAGGAGCTAACATGATTGTGTCTGGCAGTGCTATTATGAGGAGTGAAGACCCCAGATCTGTGATCAACCTATTAAGAAATGTTTGCTCAGAAGCTGCTCAGAAACGTTCTCTTGATCGATGA
- the RPE gene encoding ribulose-phosphate 3-epimerase isoform X3, which translates to MHMMVSKPEQWVKPMAVAGANQYTFHLEATENPGALIKDIRENGMKVGLAIKPGTSVEYLAPWANQIDMALVMTVEPGFGGQKFMEDMMPKVHWLRTQFPSLDIEVDGGVGPDTVHKCAEAGANMIVSGSAIMRSEDPRSVINLLRNVCSEAAQKRSLDR; encoded by the exons ATGCACATGATGGTGTCCAAGCCAGAACAGTGGGTAAAGCCAATGGCTGTAGCAGGAGCCAATCAGTACACCTTTCATCTCGAGGCTACTGAGAACCCAGGGGCTTTGATTAAAGATATTCGGGAGAATGGAATGAAG GTTGGCCTTGCCATCAAACCAGGAACCTCAGTTGAGTATTTGGCACCATGGGCTAATCAAATAGATATGGCCTTGGTTATGACAGTGGAACCGGGGTTTGGAGGGCAGAAATTCATGGAAGATATGATGCCAAAG GTTCACTGGTTGAGGACCCAGTTCCCATCTTTGGATATAGAGGTCGATGGTGGAGTAGGTCCTGACACTGTCCATAAGTGTGCAGAG GCAGGAGCTAACATGATTGTGTCTGGCAGTGCTATTATGAGGAGTGAAGACCCCAGATCTGTGATCAACCTATTAAGAAATGTTTGCTCAGAAGCTGCTCAGAAACGTTCTCTTGATCGATGA